The DNA region AATAACCCTGTATCTGTGTCTTCCATAACCAGTGTCTTAGTAATTATCCCGCGTTTGGATTTAGAAGTATTCTAGGGCACAGATTTAAAGCATTTATAATGCAATCACTTGGTGGCATTGCCTTCTATAAGCCTTGCATATATTTGATCGTTAAAAGATTGTGCTTCTAATTCCAACTTCTAGAAGCACCCTATCTTATCTATAATGTTTGATCTGATTTTCTATCATATAAGTTAACGACATTGTTGGGCGGATGCCCGTGAAGGGCCAAGCCCAGCACCAGGTGGCTAGGggaattgttgggtggaggtcTGAAGGggcaagtccagcaccctgACTCTAAAAAATGTTgtagtataaggaaataaactTGCGTTTTTGCTACGAGCTATTGCTTTTGGCTTAGTGGTAAGCATtaagggccaagtctagcaccctgCTTCTCGAAAATGTGGATCCTAACAGACATTTATAAGCAGCTGATAAAAAGCACCCATTGCTTATAATgccgtaatattttttttcctacaaaAATCGATAAATGTGTTATTCacatattgaaaattaaaagacaatgaTAATACGAGAACTGTTTTAGCATGTTACACCTTTTTCATTATGATTGTAATTTATTCATCCccttttttcatatatttgcATCCTTCCTGTGTATTTCAGAGGTTACTTGGCACCAGAGTATGCAGTACGAGGCCAGTTGACATATAAAGCAGATATTTATAGTTTTGGGGTTCTTTTGATGGAAATTATATGTGGAAGATGCAACACAAACACTCGGTTACCCGTTGGAGAACAATACCTCCTTGAAAAGGTACATAGTCCTCATTATAGTGCCGTTAACTTATTCTTTTAGGATTGTGATTTGTGTGGTGATGCATAAACAATGACACCTTAATGGTTGGAAGGGACTCAACCATCtttaaccaaaggtcaagggttcGTTCCTTGGGTTTGGGTATGGAACGaccttaaatctccaggccagCTGTCCGACCTCTATTTTGATGGTGGAAACCTTAggctacacccaaaaaaaatgacacctTAATGGTATcttgggtggggggggggggggggtggttgAGTGGAAGACTGGAAGGGACTCATCTATCCTTAACCTAAATGCCAAGAGATCGATGGTAAatggggtgtggttgagtggaatgCACTCATCTATCCTTAACCAAATGCCAagaacccaatggggtagctcaaatggcaagtgaactctctttgtggggaagaatttcgggagaacccgggtttgattctcacaagtgacgattcccctgggccagctcccgtgcaaAGACCTGGTGGATTTACCAAAAAGAAGACATTAATggaaagacatggtaaaatcactagttgaaaagaaaaaccaaaaagAAGACATTAATggaaagacatggtaaaatcaCTAGTTGAAAAGAAAATACATGCTGCCATGATCAGTATTGCTGTTAGAGGCTTAAATGGTCATTATATTATCCTCTTATTCGAAGGGCTTATACAGACAAGTATagacattcaaattttcaaatatctGTTTGTTTTGGGAATATTTTATCATGAGCCCAGCTCACCAAATATGTTGAGGCTTAGtgcaaataaatgaaataatcgTTTCATGTCAAGGACCTTATAGTCTAATGGCATAGATCTAGGACAATCTCAAGTTCAGTGCATATTCTCCTCAAGGTATCGAAAAGAGTGTAAAAACTTTCAGAAAAACAAATATTCATTGCGGACTGTAATGAAGATTCATCTCAGCTGCAATGAATACTCGGTGTTGTAAGTTGTAATGCTTGTTTCCTTTGAAGTATCTGTTCATCATTGTGATGTTCATTGCTTTTGAGATAAATATTCATCACACTCGCGAAAATTTCTCATTGAAGTTCATCTAGGCGTGTTAGGCAGAGTTGATAGTATACCAGTTGGTGTGTAAGTGGGCTCGGGTCTCGggatatattttgtaaaatgtGAACCTCTGTGCTCAATGTTTCCCCGTGTCTCAGAACGAGGTTTGTGACTAGTTTCGTGATTGCAGACATGGCGATTATACGAAAGGGGGGAGATGGAATTGCTTGTGGACAGTTTGCTGGGTGGAGAATTCGATGCCGAAGAAGCCTGCAGATATTTAAAAGTCGGCCTACTCTGCACTCAAGACGCCCCGAAGCTTCGACCTTCCATGTCGACCATCGTCAAGATGCTAATTGGCGAGGAGGAGATCGATAGCTACAAGATAACAAAACCAGGACTAATCTCCGACTTCTTGGATCTCAAGATTAAAAACGCCCCGAGACCTAACCCTGGAAAGGTAAATGCTTCATACAACCAACCGCCAACCTCGAGCTCCGACAATTCGACATTGCCATCCGAATCGCCTTCTCAGGTTACTACCTTCACTACCATCGCAAAGTATGATAGTACTTTATGCTAACGTTGCCATCACTTGATAGTGATTAGTGGTACAACGAGGGTTTAATTCTTTCCGTCTGAGagcgtttggttcacgaaatgtGAGATTACCTTAGTGGTATTGAGTTGTTACTAAAAGTGGTATCAACTTTGGTGTATTAGTTCACTACAAGTTTTTTGTTTGTAAATTTTAATGATGTTTTCTTAAATTATCCTTTCTGTACTGCTTTGTTTGGTACATGGAAATTAGATAGCCTAGAATTGTGGCTTTGGTTAGTCTTCAACTTTTCTTGTGGTTGATTAGAAATTGATgttatatttgatttgatttttgctttgtttttttttttttgccctttttcttcttttgacatgtaaatacatattaatatatcacctggaaatatttttattacattgaATAAAAGGGCAATTTATACCATGAATTATGATTCATCTTGCATTATGGACCTTGATTTAAAACGATATTCAGATTATGCACTTGCCGTTAATATAATATGCAcgtgtaaataaattgaagacacataatatgataattgtaataagtacataatttattaactgaatgtacatagtatgttaattgtatgtacataatatgttaattgtaataggtacataatctaatctaaaaacataataagtctcaatcaaggttatattcttgatttatgtccctctttagg from Ipomoea triloba cultivar NCNSP0323 chromosome 6, ASM357664v1 includes:
- the LOC116022744 gene encoding cold-responsive protein kinase 1-like isoform X3, which translates into the protein MLKNGEMAAIKVLSAKSVQGVREFLTEIKVISDIDHENLVKLYGCCVEDSQRILVYNYLENNSLALTLLGTRWSSIQFSWKTRTKICIGVAKGLAYLHEQVNVVHRDIKASNILLDKDLMPKISDFGLAKLVPPDMTHVSTRVAGTLGYLAPEYAVRGQLTYKADIYSFGVLLMEIICGRCNTNTRLPVGEQYLLEKTWRLYERGEMELLVDSLLGGEFDAEEACRYLKVGLLCTQDAPKLRPSMSTIVKMLIGEEEIDSYKITKPGLISDFLDLKIKNAPRPNPGKVNASYNQPPTSSSDNSTLPSESPSQVTTFTTIAKYDSTLC